Proteins co-encoded in one Halorussus lipolyticus genomic window:
- a CDS encoding class I SAM-dependent methyltransferase produces the protein MKKSLEEHSSRFDDIAGEYDESQNNTDEYRASVSLVIDHADPDSDDTVADLGTGTGAIALSLADDAGEVVGRDISEGMMEQAREKAAEQGIENVEFGEGRFRDPNVDSADVVVSNFAMHHLSDDEKAEAIDAIAELGPRKFVLGDVMFFGEPNPDEPFYSPEVDDPSTVGHLADALTDAGFALTAVERVHEQVGVLVAERGESE, from the coding sequence ATGAAGAAGAGCCTTGAGGAGCACTCCTCGCGCTTCGACGACATCGCCGGAGAGTACGACGAGAGCCAGAACAACACCGACGAGTACCGGGCATCGGTCTCGCTCGTCATCGACCACGCCGACCCCGACTCGGACGACACCGTGGCGGACCTCGGCACCGGCACGGGAGCCATCGCGCTTTCGCTGGCCGACGACGCCGGGGAAGTCGTCGGACGCGACATCAGTGAGGGGATGATGGAGCAGGCCCGCGAGAAGGCCGCCGAGCAGGGCATCGAGAACGTCGAGTTCGGCGAGGGGCGTTTCCGAGACCCGAACGTCGATTCGGCCGACGTGGTGGTCTCGAACTTCGCCATGCACCACCTTAGCGACGACGAGAAGGCCGAAGCCATCGACGCCATCGCGGAACTGGGACCGCGGAAGTTCGTGCTGGGCGACGTGATGTTCTTCGGCGAACCGAACCCCGACGAACCGTTTTACAGCCCCGAAGTTGACGACCCTTCGACGGTGGGCCACCTCGCGGACGCGCTGACCGACGCCGGATTCGCGCTGACCGCGGTCGAGCGCGTTCACGAGCAGGTCGGCGTGCTGGTGGCCGAACGCGGCGAATCCGAGTAA
- a CDS encoding MBL fold metallo-hydrolase, with protein sequence MSKIDQASPTMSPDEVADRRDDEDLFVLDVRNEDDYDEWAIEGSHNLPIYDQLLDGDLSGLADALDEIPDDKEIAVVCVAGVTSDDAAGFLQDEGYDAKSVADGMNGWGRVHVPYEVEVLDGVVQVVRPGTGCVSYLVGDGDEAVVVDPSLYIEEYLDLADERGVELVGAIDTHAHADHVSGGRKLSAELDVPYYLHEDDGGDLDDYEPIADGDTIAVGDRELEVLHTPGHTPGSVSLRVDGGLLSGDTLFIDSVGRPDLEGDTETDVREGASELFDSLERLADLPDDTVVLPGHFSDEEIRPLATTLGDLEDSNDLFGEDDREAFVETIVESLSDEPANYNQIKAINWGEEPLTDDAADLELGPNNCAAN encoded by the coding sequence ATGAGCAAGATAGACCAAGCGAGTCCGACGATGAGTCCCGACGAGGTAGCCGACCGACGAGACGACGAGGACCTATTCGTCCTCGACGTTCGCAACGAAGACGACTACGACGAGTGGGCAATCGAGGGCAGTCACAACCTCCCCATCTACGACCAACTCCTCGACGGCGACCTCTCCGGACTGGCGGACGCGCTGGACGAGATTCCCGACGACAAGGAAATCGCGGTCGTCTGCGTCGCCGGCGTCACCTCCGACGACGCGGCCGGATTCCTGCAGGACGAGGGCTACGACGCCAAGTCCGTCGCCGACGGGATGAACGGGTGGGGCCGCGTCCACGTCCCCTACGAGGTCGAAGTCCTCGACGGCGTGGTGCAGGTCGTCCGCCCCGGCACAGGGTGCGTCTCCTACCTCGTCGGTGACGGCGACGAGGCCGTCGTCGTGGACCCGAGTCTCTACATCGAGGAGTATCTGGACCTCGCCGACGAGCGCGGCGTCGAACTCGTGGGCGCAATCGACACCCACGCCCACGCCGACCACGTGAGCGGCGGGCGAAAGCTCTCGGCGGAACTGGACGTGCCCTACTACCTCCACGAGGACGACGGCGGGGACTTGGACGACTACGAGCCGATTGCCGACGGCGACACCATCGCTGTCGGCGACCGGGAACTAGAAGTGCTTCACACCCCCGGCCACACGCCGGGGAGCGTCTCGCTCCGCGTGGACGGCGGCCTGCTGTCGGGCGACACGCTGTTCATCGACAGCGTGGGCCGACCTGACCTCGAAGGCGACACCGAGACTGACGTGCGAGAGGGAGCGTCGGAGCTTTTCGACAGCCTCGAACGCCTTGCCGACCTGCCGGACGACACCGTGGTCCTGCCGGGCCACTTCAGCGACGAGGAGATTCGCCCCCTCGCCACCACGCTCGGTGACCTCGAAGACAGCAACGACCTGTTCGGCGAGGACGACCGCGAGGCGTTCGTGGAAACCATCGTGGAGAGTCTGTCGGACGAACCGGCCAACTACAACCAAATCAAGGCCATCAACTGGGGCGAGGAGCCGCTGACCGACGACGCCGCGGACCTCGAACTCGGCCCGAACAACTGCGCGGCGAACTGA